The following is a genomic window from Methanophagales archaeon.
GTGTCATTGGTGATGAGTTCGCCACCTGGAAGCTTACCACTGACAGTGACAAAGTTTGTCAGAGTTCCTGTAACATCTCCACTGATATTCGCTTCCAGATATACTGTCACCATATCGCCGCTCTGCAGTGTATCCACGGACCAGTTTACCCACTGACCGCTGTTCTGACCGCCATCAGTAGCTTTTATGAAATCCAAACCCAAAGGTAAACTGTCATTTATGTACACAGGGCTGAGATTGAGTTCACCGAGATTGGTCACCGTTATGCTGAAGTTGACGGTCGTACCTGGAGCGCCTGAATCGGGCTGTGCACTCTTTCTGACATCTATCCCTGCCAATGTAGATACGCTCACTGTGCACTCATCATCATCACTCACTTCTACACCCTCTTCCGTGGTAGCGTTAACAGTAGCAATGTTTGTAACCGCAGGTACATCCGATTCGTTGATGATATGAGTTATCGTACCTGCAGTTGATTCATCGGGCATCAGCGAGATTCCCTCCAGCGGTATCTCTCCATACCTGCTGTCTCTAACCTCAATACCAGTCAGATTCACATCTCCGGTATTGATGACATTGAAGCAATAAGTTACTGTGTCACCGATATGAGCGCTCAAAGAGTGAGACCCTGGACAGGTACCATCAAGAGAAGCGGTCTTTATGATCGCAATAGCAGGAGCAAGAATCTCCGTACTCTTCGTCACCCTTGCAATGACTTCATCACCTGCTTCATCGAAACCCTCCACCTCAAGTGTATCCTTCACACTCTTATCTGCACCTATATCAGCTCTCTGAACCACATAAGAGCACAGATAGGTCTTATTAGCACCGGATGTGAGGAAGAGGTTTGTATCCAGAAGCTCCGCCGTGCCATTGGGATAGACATTGGTGACATTCAATGTATAGTTCAGGCTATCTGAATTCGCTACTTGCAGTGTGTAGTTAATGGTCTCACCAACACTGTACATATCTCGGGGTGTGTTCAGGCTCAGTTCAATCCATCCGGCGTTCACCGGCGTGAACACCGCGAGGAAGAAGAAAACCACCATGAGGCATGATATAAAGATTCGTTTTTTGTTCACCTTCTTGTGTTGGCCACTGTTCATAACCATCTTTTAGCTCCTCCTTGTTTTCACATGTGTGTTTGACATATGTTATGTGAAAAGTGGTATATAAGCCTTCCGGTGGCATTTCCGGTGGAAAACGCACCGGAAATGATATATGTATGTATAGCAGTAGAAAGGATAGGAGGTGAGAACTAAAAAATGGCTTTTGAATTGCTAATAGCTGGAATAGTAATTGTAGTGCTGATATTGCTGGCATCGGCGATAAAGGTGGTGAAGGAATACGAACGCGGTGTTATCTTCAGACTTGGGCGACTTGTTGGCGCCAGAGGACCCGGACTGTTCTTTATCATACCTATCTTCGAGACCATGGTAAAGATAGACCTCAGGGTTTCGGTATTCGATGTGCCGCCACAGGAGGTTATAACAAAGGATAATGTCACCACGCGGGTCAATGCTGTGGTCTATTACCGCGTGCTCGACCCGGAGAAAGCGGTAACTGTTGTGGAGCGATATGACTATGCCACATCCCAGATCGCACTTACCACAATAAGGGGGGTGATAGGGCAGGCGGAACTGGATGAACTGTTATCAGAGCGTGACAAGCTGAATCAAAGATTACAGAAGATAATTGACGAGGCGACCGACCCGTGGGGAATAAAGATATCAGCAGTGGAGATAAAAGACGTGGAACTGCCAAAAGAGATGCAACGCGCTATGGCGGCACAGGCAGAAGCGGAAAGGGACAAAAGAGCGAGGATTATCTCCGCAGATGCTGAATTCCAGGCAGCGAAGAAGATCGCAGAAGCAGCAGGTGTACTCGCAACGCAGAAGGGCGGGATGTTCATCAGGGCATTGCAGATGATAAAAGAGGCTACGGAGGAGAAGGCTACCACTGTTATCATCCCGTTCCCGATAGAAATGCTCGAAGCTTTAGGGTATCAGACCGAGAAGAAG
Proteins encoded in this region:
- a CDS encoding DUF11 domain-containing protein; protein product: MVMNSGQHKKVNKKRIFISCLMVVFFFLAVFTPVNAGWIELSLNTPRDMYSVGETINYTLQVANSDSLNYTLNVTNVYPNGTAELLDTNLFLTSGANKTYLCSYVVQRADIGADKSVKDTLEVEGFDEAGDEVIARVTKSTEILAPAIAIIKTASLDGTCPGSHSLSAHIGDTVTYCFNVINTGDVNLTGIEVRDSRYGEIPLEGISLMPDESTAGTITHIINESDVPAVTNIATVNATTEEGVEVSDDDECTVSVSTLAGIDVRKSAQPDSGAPGTTVNFSITVTNLGELNLSPVYINDSLPLGLDFIKATDGGQNSGQWVNWSVDTLQSGDMVTVYLEANISGDVTGTLTNFVTVSGKLPGGELITNDTITNVTAYASGISVEKSASPSRGVNGTDINFSITVTNRGGADLSPVYINDSLPPGLDFIKATDDGQNSGQWVNWSINTLSASESTTVYLVARLHVNESQLGVLVNHVNVSGRLPAGGTVFSETEASVNAYTTPPVVERFTQSSDNPVEGEDVTITAHVTDDLGVDTVNLTYINLSNYVSTVSMVLVSGTILDGYWNATIPGQPAGTVLTIYITACDVTGNCTSTTPHMKHWTTDLTRLCPFPGVRSVYPLPYTPPSDTSTSPWYPHYPGGNPLCIGVWGY
- a CDS encoding slipin family protein, whose product is MAFELLIAGIVIVVLILLASAIKVVKEYERGVIFRLGRLVGARGPGLFFIIPIFETMVKIDLRVSVFDVPPQEVITKDNVTTRVNAVVYYRVLDPEKAVTVVERYDYATSQIALTTIRGVIGQAELDELLSERDKLNQRLQKIIDEATDPWGIKISAVEIKDVELPKEMQRAMAAQAEAERDKRARIISADAEFQAAKKIAEAAGVLATQKGGMFIRALQMIKEATEEKATTVIIPFPIEMLEALGYQTEKKT